Within the Paenibacillus pabuli genome, the region CATAGTTGTGTTGAATGGAACAACGGACGACAGTCTGGATCTGGTGCTGGCTGAGTCCGGTATAACTCTTGTGTATGAACCGGATCGTGCAGGACATGATGTAGGCCGTGCACTTGGAGCCAAATTGACCGAAGCGGAAGCGATTCTTTTTGTGGATGGGGACATGGTGCTTCCTGCAGAACAGCTGGCCCCTTTTCTATACGCTGTGGACCGGGGAAGCGATGTGGCCTTGAATGATCTGAACTCATTGCTGCCACCGTTTGCCCGGCAGGATGATGTGAGCCGAATTAAGGCTTATCTCAACCGTACACTCGGAAGATCTGATCTGGGGTCTAATTCCCTGACCGCCGTCCCGCACGCTCTTTCCCGCAAAATGGTCCTGACCGTTAAGCCGGAATCTCTGGCTGTCCCGCCGAAGGCGCAAGCCCTGGCGATCCGGCACGGTCTGAGCGTAACGGCCCCTTGCCAGGTGGACGTGATTCGCTCCAATCGTCTGCGTCCCACGAATACAGGCAGCGGCAATGAAGTTGCGGGATTGATCATTGGGGACCACTTGGAGGCGATTGCAGCCTGGATGGCAACAGCAGAGCATGAGACGGATTCGCGGATGTTAACCCGGGCCGAAGTGGCTTACAGGAGGAACGCCCGATGACACTGACGAGTATCGTTATTC harbors:
- a CDS encoding glycosyltransferase family A protein is translated as MKERTRAVRHRRTMKRQLASRRNIPGRRRKKGSIAKAPEPSLNAVWKSGHQAGLHAPEDRAMAPQHARLAWREHWQSISGNIGSYEAAMQAGKAYMQGYVQGAGYPVDIVPLPLHHSAAAVVCACNEERTLGKVMAQLKRLPLKDIIVVLNGTTDDSLDLVLAESGITLVYEPDRAGHDVGRALGAKLTEAEAILFVDGDMVLPAEQLAPFLYAVDRGSDVALNDLNSLLPPFARQDDVSRIKAYLNRTLGRSDLGSNSLTAVPHALSRKMVLTVKPESLAVPPKAQALAIRHGLSVTAPCQVDVIRSNRLRPTNTGSGNEVAGLIIGDHLEAIAAWMATAEHETDSRMLTRAEVAYRRNAR